The sequence cttatttgtaaaaaaaaaaactccctatCGCAAAAATAGTCTCCGACCTACCGGATTCGAACCAGTGACCTAAGGATCAAGCTGCAACCACTACAGTCCtccgctctaccaactgagctaagGTCGGATGATGGCTAGATATCACAAATTTAAAGTTTTGATTGAATCAACGTTGTACTCGAGAGGTTTATATGCAACCAGTTCAGAACTTTCCAGAAACTTAGCCCACTCATTGTCTACAACACTTTCTAAGTTTTCTCTAACTTTCTTCACCAGCACTGGATACCAAGGCTTGAACACTTAAACTGGCGGGTCCCTAAATTTAACACCAACTCCACCGGGCGAAGGAGCCCATAACAGATTTTATAATTATTGTGATTTTGTTACCTATAGTTTACTTCAATCATCTTTAAAATAATGTTAAGAGATATCACACGACACTTAGACTTATTGTGCAACCTCATTTCGATGGTCTACTTTCAATAAGTTTGCCAAGTAGACATCGGTCACCAACTTTTATATATCCTTCGATTGCAAGGCAAATTCACTCGATTTTCATCGAAGCACTGTTATCtagttaacttttttttttttttaactttgtttttgcATGAAACACACACCAATACCCGCAGCCcatgaagaaaaactattttcATTTTAGTATGTGATATTGTCATGTGCTTTTACTCCGAATGGACTCCAGAATTACTGATGACCAGACAATTCTTTGGAAAAAGGGTCATttatctaaatatttttaaaacatggtttaatggacgagtaaaaatcagtatggatgaaatggacaccaaaaatagcaatgatgaaactggattcatcttggattaaacttaaaaaatagcgaggatgaactggatgcatcctaatgtaaattaaaaataagaaaaagtatttgaaaatggctaggatgaaactgtttacatcctggctatttttacatttttgtccatttaaacagtatcaaaatctagatgtcttttttacccaggaattgttgattttgatttttttaaccaattttgtgtaaattcTTCGAAAGACATCTTTTTCTCTTCATCAACTGGGAGAATGCTGAACATGTAATGGGTTTCTTTCAAAAGTGAAAGTTTTTATAGCTTTTAACAAAAGTTCAAGGAAATTctgctttctttttttttttccaaaagaatATCATTTTAGTtaaatagagaaaatgaattgTGTGCTTCAAAGAGAAAAAAACGTTATAAAATACCAGTGAAAAATTCAAAGAGATAAGATAAAATACCGGAGTTGCTGTTCCACTCACTTGTCACAGCACTAATTGCCACTCACCCACATCTAGACCCTTGATTTTGGGAGTTAAAAACCTTTTTGGTAAGCTGGTGGGTCATGTTTGAATAACCTTGACCAGTATTATTGGGACACTTGGATTTGAGTGGTGAGTAGCGCTGCGAATGGAGTGCAGAATAGTCTTTCTGATAAAATACATCAAATCTGCATTaaattttcacattatatttgttaAATTCATTGATCATAGAATTCGAAGATACGGCTATTTTTTTAGAATGTATAAATTTGTCACAAACGTTGATAACATTCAAAATTCACCCCGTTAAGAACCTCCTTCCAATGGTGGATGCCAAAAATGCCAAAAAAAAACTAAGCTACATTTAGTTACAGCTAATTTATGTTTTTTCTTCCGGATTTTAAGGATCGGAGGTTATTAAAACAAATTTACATGGTTGACATATGTTTCCAGTCACGTGGGCACCAATTTATATGGCATTATACCTTTAAAGTTAAAGTTTAATTTAAACGTATTAGACTTTAATTGAATTTACCATGTCATTTATCTTAAATAACTAGTCTCTGGGCACCTTGACTTTTCCCTTAATAAACCTATTTTGCATGTCAGCTGGCTTACTTCATCTGCTCGACTGAAAGACTGTATTCCCCATAGTTTACTCCAACGTCTCAGAAAACCAAGTTACAACCCATCCTACCAATGTACACTTGGAAGTGTTTGTAAAATCTCATTTGTGTGCAACTTTTAAGTTTTCAGGACTAGTGCATATACGACAAATAGGCATTGGCTTTTATACTTCCCCTCGATCTGCAACTGAATTCACTTGCATTTCATGATAGAGTTTTCATCTGATTTATCATTCCACACGATACACACAAAAAAACTATGAAGACCTGATGACTCGTGAAGAAAGTTACTTTAACTTTGAGCACTCCAGATCGGTAGCGTCTATGGAGTACTCATGTCTATGCTATCTTTATACACCAAAATGACCAAATTAACATTGTTATTACTGGTAGATAGCGTATAATCAATTTCTAAAATCATTTAACAACTTCGAGTCATACTTCTCACATTTCCATCTTGGATGATCTCTATCTCATGTGGATGAAAGTTAAACTTCTGTTAACAAACCTACAATCCCCAAACAACTGAATGTATGTGTCAAGCAAAATGCACATGATCGTAGAGATGTTCGCACGAGCATGGGGTAATGAAAGATAAAGAAAGATTGATAGGGTTTCCTTTACATTATATAGTACAATTGTTGTACACAAACATTTTGTTATCGATTATCTGGCACTGTCTAGACTCTAGAAATGTATTTATACATCAGTGCAAAGTTGCAAACCAAGTACTGTCGCTGTAAACCATAGGGAATGTAAATTTACCTTTGCACCCTCACATATGTACACAACAAAAAGTTCGTTGAAACAGTTTTTAGGTTCCCAAAGGGGGAGACGCCAAATCAATCAACCTTTTAACTGATAAGTTCATTAAAGAATCTGCGATAACTTTAGCACTTGATTTCATATAGCCACCTGTAAACAAACATGCGTTTCAGCTTGATGAAATGAAGAAGGGAGACCAAACATAGAACGGAAAGAAGTTGCTCTTAGGAAATTGGAGCTTGTGAAAGTAACAACCTACATATCCTAAGCAGATCATTGGTAGTGAGCACTCAACCTATGCAGAGCAGTGGTTGAGCAAGCAAACTTCGAATGAAAATGGATATGAAGTTTAGAAAGTCCCACTCGACTATTGAAAATGCTTATTAAAATTTGATTATCAACATGCACACAGCTGGCCAAGTAAGTTGACATGGGATGTACATAGCATCACTACCAATTCCATGCTCAGACAATGTAGTCAATCAAGCACCTCATGGTAAGAAAGACACAAGCAGGACCATATGCATGGAAACATAAAATTTATGCCGAATGTATTAtcgcccaaaaaaaaaaaaagtttgtgcCATAGCCTGGAAATGATGAAATGGCCCCACTATGCCGCAAGTTTTTTAGTCAAGAACTGAAGGGAAACATACCTGATGTAAGCATGACAAGAGGAATGTTCTTTTTTTTGGCAAATCTAAACACCTTCTCATCTCTACTGGCTACTCCATTAGGGCTCACCTAAAAGTTGAATAATGATCATATTAACGAATTTCATCACATGATCTAACAAAACTGCATTTCATCTTCAATCTGGTTTAGTATTTTCAACTTTGAGAAAGTTAAAAATCAGAGTGTATCAAGTTTTTGTATCGAGCAGCTGGATAATTTATTGTCAGAAAAGAGAATCCTGGAGAATGCACATAGCAAGATAAGAACTAAATTACCTTCAACTGTCCCAGAGGGTCTCCATCGAGGATATCAGTGCCAGCATTGTACACAACCAACTCGGGATTAAAAttattcccagcaaccaggaatttACATTGAGAAGCCCCAGCTTCTGTTAAAACATCTTTACTACTAAAatgaaaaatccaacatattcatTTGCATGAAAGGAATTCTTTCTATTAATTCATTATCGGTATGGTGTATGTTTTATCCAACAGTAAGCAATTTTTGGCCCTTCAGTCATCATGGTGATAGCCTGTTCCATAAGAACACTTGGAAATCAACTCTAGTCAGTAACTCTAGTCATTTACTGACTAGAATAGCAAAACAAGATAATGGAATAGAAAGGCTTAAAATTTCAACCAATCAAACTGCACGATCATGTCAACTCTCACTATCCATGTTTGTGAGGCAACTAACATATTTCGCAAATGCTGATTAACAAGAAGTATAGATAGAGATAATGATTCTCTGGACATCCATACCTCGAGTGCTTTATCTAATTCTTCTAAATACACTTGTGTTGGAGTCCCGCTCTGTACTTGGACACTCTGATCAATGTAAGTTCTTGCCTTAAAGTCCTACAGTAGCAAGAAAAAGAGATGTATGAACATTAAAAGGAGTAATCAGAAGGTAGCACAAGTAACTGTCAACGTGATTTAAGAGATAGTTACGGAAGGAATAATTGCTATTCGATTCCAAGATTATGTAATAATGATTTAATGGGGAGTATCTTACAAAGGGATAAATATCGGGATTGTACATGTCCAGGATATAAACTCTACCTGTAGGTATCACATTATTAGCAAAATTCATGAACAGAACCATTGATATCTTTAGAAGTAAATTAAAGGAAACCTACTATCATTTCCAAAGTCCATTTCATGTCCGTTCCCCTGATGCGCATCAAGATCAATGATCATCACCATGCACACATTTGCAGACAAAATTTGAGGAAGCAAATGATAGATATTGCCCCAGACTGTGCGAGAAATAAGGAATACAGTTACTTGAAAAGATAAAATAGTAGCCTCTAATTGAACTTTGTGAAAGATGGAATCTCGTAATTACCTTGAAATATTCAACCGAGTAAATGCAAATATAATGCAAAGAGATATATCTGCATAGACACAGAATCCACCCCGTTTATATGCACAGCAATGATGAAAACCTCTACCAACATTAATTGCCCAACCCCGCTCTTTCGCGAGCTTTGCTGCTAAAATAGTTCCCCATACCTGTTGTAACATATTATAAGTATCCTTAAAAAAAGGGAATAGAggaaaatcattaaaacaatggGGTTTCACCTGCTTGCAAAACGGGTAGAGAACCTTTTGCTGCACAAGACAATTTGGTAGTAACGCAACAGGTGGGACCTAAAGAATACACAAAGCAATCAATCATATCGATTAATTACACAAAGTATTTGAGTCCATATAAATATAGCCAGCTCCATTACAATCTACTCATCATTTTGCCAAACCGAAACATCTAAAACAAATTACAGCCTTGGAGAATATGCAGTTCCACACACCTCAATTATGATAGCGACCTTATAACTGCTTTTCAAACTACTCAAATATGACTCTGAATGTACCTGTTAACAAGTATCTGAAGTAAGCAATTCTCTTTAGAAGGATACAACATCCATTACAATGAAGGCGATTTACGGCTTTACAATTACAAATTGCAATCAACATTACCTGTTCTTTTATTCAGAAAATCCAAATTTGTTACCTTTTCAGTGTAATTAGCACTAAGAACCCcaggaaaacaaaaaaaagaaagacgaAATCATAACTAGAGTTCTAAAGATTGAAAAATTACCACAAGGAGATCATCATTTGAAGCTTCCAAAGGCTCAACAATCCGACTTCGTTCTAATACACCATCCTTAATAAGAAACTGACAAATTCGACCCCATTTCGAAGAATCAAATGGATGCCTATACACAAATTCATAACATTTCAtttgcaaaataaaataaaaaaatcaattcagCCACAAAAAGAtgagattttcatcacaatttcttcAATTTCTGAACTAATAAGTGAAAACCAAAGACTCAAATACTTACAATTTCTCGATACATAAGAAGGCGATATCATAAGAAGATGAATAAATTAGAGGAACCATTCTGAGTGGAACATCAAAATAGAGTTTACTAGAAAGGATTCGATCTCTTCTTAGGGTTTCAACATccaccgaagaagaagaagaagaagaagaagaagaagctcctGGGTTTTCATTAGTTGGAGATGAAGTAGTCATGATTTCTTCTGGTAATGGAATTGTACAAGAGAGGATTCTTCTGGGGTTTAACTTTGGGAAAGGAGGAATTTTTAAGTGAAATGGTCAGTGACATTGTTTGTTGACTTTAACAGGCCGTTGACGGTCCGCAGTAGGGGATGACAGAACAAGGTGTCATGTGATGAACACGTTGGTCGATCTGGTGACGTGTGCTTCTAGTGAATTTTATCAAACGGACCATGTGAATAAACCGTTAGGACGATTCAATGAATGGTGCGAGTTAGTTCCCAAAAATACACCTATACCTTCTTTTTTTTCCCGACTCATTTGAATTTGACTATTATGACAAATTTATTCACCCTCCTCTACATATTTTTTTAATTcgttgattatttaactgatggctCCATTATCCTCTATGTTTAGAATCACGACCCtcgttacataaacctaaattaaatcaaggatGGAGATTGAAATGTTACGTGCACATTCTCTAAGGAGTGTGCACAAATTCGGACTCGACTGTTATCACCTGATTCATTTGGatttgactcaatatgtttgttttatgagtcagatctgactcatctgactcaaaaatatgtgagtcagAGTGGCTACATACCATGAGTCAGGGATACTTTATTTCCCAAGTCAAATAGGTCCGAGTTGGGAGTTAGGTCTAAGTCAGACCAGAAGTCAGATCtaactcaaaataaaaaaaacaaacggCCAGGCATCTAACTCGAACCGAGTCAGGGGCCGAATCAAATTCAGACATCGAATCAGCAAAAAACAAACACACTCTTATTCCTTGACTTTTACAGGTTGTTGACGGTTAGAAGTAGGCGATgaaactattattattattaggatATATAACTAAATGTAGGTTACACTTGGTTTACTCCATGTTAAAGTAGTATAAGTATTAAATATTACCTCTTAATGTAATAACTCTAGGGTTTACACAATACAATGTAGAATTCCATCGTGGTATCACGAGGGTTCGATTCTTGCTATTTCACCTCAATAGCCACCATCAGCACCATGACCACTTTCATCATCACCAAACCAATTTCAATTTTAAGTTCTTATTTCttcgtgatagacacatttaattttgtgtctgatttgatcTCAATAGTACAAATCTCAATAATCTATTTTGTTAGTAcctattttgtatttattttgttatgttGTGTATATGTGGGTGTTTCTAAGGAATATGCTTAAAATCAACCTTCACGAATCCTGAATCCTAGTATCACTCAATTTATTACCATCTTTTCTTTATTTGTTGGTTTAGTTTTATagtttaagtctaaaatcaactttCACGAGTATGAGAATCCATCTTATTCTTATCATCGTAAAAACGACATCACTTCATTCGTATCTTTAACTTCATTTTAATTTATTCCAACTATTTTAAGAaatctagggtttggaatatgcTTGAATTGTTTGAGAAATTATGGGTTTTCATGGAGTTGCTGATTTGATTTTTGAAAATGAACGAAGGTGATTAACAAGAGTTAAGAGTCATCCAACACTGAGAAAGAATAATATATATTATCTGCTAATTAAAACATAGAGATATTTTGCAATTTCCAAATCAGATTTTGTTATTCCTTTTTCTCTAAAAAAATCGATTATTAGTTCAACATCAATATTCACTTGTCAGTCCAACATCAAAATCTGGCATCAAATAATTTCTTCCACGAAATATGCGGTGGGGTTTTCAAACAATTAAGGGTATGGTCTAAAGTTTCACTTTGTTTCTGCTGGTTATACCTCTTCGACTAGTATGCACATAAATCAAggtaatttcttagaatttttaCTACTGTTACAGAGAGTGTATATGGTTTTGATCCATAAATTTAACCCTTGAAATCTCGTTTGAACTTCAAAGCTCATGTTATATCACATCTGAAATTTAAtgtttgatccaaaaaaaaattacccTTGTATCAAATCTGAAATTTCTTTAAAATATTATCAATTCATTTTTCTGTAAGTGAAAATGTAGGTGAACACTATTTGAAATCCTTCAAAACCCCAAAAAACTTCAAACCTGGTGCAAAAAGTGGAAACCCAAACTACAATTTGTTTTTTTGTGCCATCAATGCAGTCTATTAGAAATTTTGTTCCAAATATTTGATTGTTGGTTGGTGGATATTTGGTGATTTACAAAGATTTTATGTGGTCGTTCTTGTATTTGGTTAATAACCAGTACAAAAGAGTATAATGCTACTGAATTTCATCTAGAATCATGTGTTACTCGAGCTTCATCGTCTTCAATCCAGGTACCATCCTTTGATGTTCTTGGAAGTTAATTAGCCAACCACTATTACACACTTTTCAATACCTCTCGATATCAGTTTAATTACACAACATGGGTTCATTATTTTTCCACCAAACGTCCAACATCTATTTTCAACCAATTTTTAACATCTTTCAATACCAAAATCATTATTATTACCATTTGTGTATGTTAACGAACACAAACCACCATAATTATCATTATAATTTGTATCTATTAACCAACACAGAACACCACCATTGCCATTATCATTTGTGTCTGTTAACTAACACAGATCATCATTACCATTAACATTACAAATTATTTATGTTAACCAAGACAGATCAATACTACTAATTGAAGAGATATTTCCGACTATCTCAAACAACCAAGTGTTTAACCATTTGGATATGAACAAAAACACCAATTTTATCGTACAACGGTTGAAGGAAATTTAAAGTTGAAGAatggatattttttttattttttttttgtcgttTCTTTGTCGTTTTTTTATTGTCTAAAGCTATTTGTATGGGCAATGAGGACCCATTTGGACGTATAAGTGAATGTAGGTTAACACTTGGTTTACACCATGTGCAAGTATTATAAGTAGTACTTCTCACTTTACTAACTCTAAGGTTTCATAACCATATAATGTAGAATTCCATCGAACAGAAAAAAGTGTCATGTGATGAACACATTGGTTATCCATCTGAATAAGTGGTTAGGAAGTCCAAAAAGTGAAGTCAAGAGTCTAAGTCCCAAAAGAACCCAAGAACAGTTAAGTTGTGTTAGATACTAGGGAAAGAAAACAATCGAGTCCCTAAGGTTTCCTGAAATTTCATGAaagtaagttaaaaaaaaaactttacacTAGATGGGCCCACAGTTATATGAATGAAACTTTTTTTATTATAAACGACGGAGAACATATTTTTGTCAAATTAGATGTAATAACTTTAACGTGTTAGTTATGATAAAACTCCCTCTTCTCGAAGAATTGGGTTTGCAGGGTGGGTTTTAGAGCGCATAATGATTAATCGTAAAAAAGGGTGAAACCTACGGAAACACTTCGTTATTACTTTCTGAGTACGAGGAACTATTGTGAACCACTCCATAGTCCATGCGTATATGTTACACTCAGTGACCAGTAGTATGTAGTTTGTAAATTGTCTTTTGATCAAATGTTTCAATTGTACACCTAATCTTCCACACTTACTTGGACTaagaaaaatgatttgattctaGTGCATGTGCAGAATTTGTGGCGAGTTTTATTCTTGGTttgaaaatataaagtgcaagATGATATTCACAACCTAAATCGGTGACGTTTTTAtaatattttacaaaaaaaagtCACACTTTTTCACATCGTTATACGTAACATGACCATCATTACTAGTCCTACAGAGCTTTATTAACTATATCAAAGCACACTTACAATCATTTAACTACTTGGAATCAAATATGTTAGATTACAAATTTACGATCGCATATGACCagaaaaatttataataaaagaaaataacaaaagttTGTAAGTGGTTTCCGGTTATCCATTATTCAAtttgcagatttttttttttttttttttaaatggtgGTTTTGGATAGACTACCTCCACAAACTCCTCTAAAATCGTAATTCATAAAAGAAATAATGATAATTCCTTTTGAAATGGTAGGTCCCAAACAAAAGTGATAAGCCCATAAAACCCATCATAAACCCATAATGGGAAGGAcggttttgagaatttatttggGTTGTACGCCAAAAATTCCTATTTAGAAGATAAGTTGTAATATATATTTAGGTGAAATAAGACTTGTATTTAAATGcattttaatcaaaagaaaaatattgaCACTTCACGGGTATTAgatgctttttgtaaaataaagataaataagcAATGGACCATGAAAATTCAGTGAACATATGTTTGGAACTTTAGATATATAATTGATGTAAAAGATAGTGAGCTTTATatcaaagaaaacaagaaatatgaAGAATAAATGGCCGTAATAATTCTATCTAATCAAGCAAACACACAAACTTAGTCACACAGAGTTGAACTGAGTTGTTTTTTGGAAAACTGCGGTCAAAATGAAATTCAAGATGTTAGAGTAAACTAAAAAGGTAAAAATTATGTGAGTGACCACACTTTGAAGTTAGAAAGGTTTACGGTAGGATATTTTGTAGGTAAACCTGTAATACGAATATTCATAAATCAGGAAGTGGTGGTGTTTGACGGGTCACATGATAAGTGTGTTAATGAATCTATGTTAACTTTAGCAATTGATTCATATAAGCACCTGTAAATGAACAACGTTTAGTTtgttgaaaagaagaaagaagctaattaaacaaaaaaaaaagaaaaacataaaattggttaaaaagaccaaaatctacATTTCCTGGGTGAAacggacatgtaaaatttgatactgtttaaatggacgaaaatgtaaaaatagtcaggatataaacaatttcatcctaccaatttttaaatgctttttcttatttttaatttatatcaggatgcatccagtttcatcctccctttatttttaagtttaagccaggatgaatccagtttcattcttcctATTTtgtttgtgtccatttcacccataataatttttactcgtccatttgagccATGTTTTAAGGACATGACCCATTTTCCGGAAAAAAAACATGTACATTTAAGCTTTATGCAGAAATTCATTTCGGGTTGGCTTGCATTTTGATGAAATTTTAAAGTAAACGTATCCTGACTTGCATTAGGTATTCACTAAACTTTCATGATAGGTTAATTATCCTTTTTAGCCACTTGAACAGTCTTTTCCCTTTcttattacatgagattagacTGCTAACACACATGACAACCGACGAGGAATATGACTACTTACTTTGTGTAAATGtccataaaatatttaaaaaaatattaaaatacttgGTACAACTTGATATCtactttgttttttttctctGCCCGAATTGACAATGTACGTGGTTGTAATAACATGTATATGGTGAGATATTTAGTAAAAAGGTCATATGTTTAGTGTCTAATTAGGATCTGGGTTATAGAAGATGTAATTGATGTATTAGGGTCTTAGACTAACTTTGACCGTTAGAAAAATGTTAGTTAGCATTGTTTATCTTACCACATACCATGACCTTTAGTTTGACTGACGTTGAGTTTTGAAATATAACTAAAACTATTTATTTTCTTGTATTTTGCTCCATCAACTAGTTTCCGATTAAACAAAGAACAACAGCAATTTCAAACCTCTAATTATCATCTTGATGAAGTTTTATCATAATTAAAATACATATATGCTTTAATTAAAAAATTCAGTTCATAACAAAACAAATCACCTGTTGGGTAGCTATAGAAAGAGCTAAAAGACACATCACCTGTTGGTCTTGTTCATTAAACCAAGTTGTTCACGAGACAGGCAATGGGTCTGATGGAACGTGTGGTTGGTTCTCCACGGCTAATCGTCATGGTTACAAGATATACTCGCGTGTAAGAAATGGGTACAGAGTTGTAAGACAATAGCAAGAGTTTGTGCTAGTGTTAGGCAAATTACAGCCAACATGTGTGTTTTAAGTGATGATGATTGGTTATGAGTAAATGAGTTTTAGAGTGTATGATGGATAAAAAAAACTTGGGTTGTCTCCGAAAATTATATTGGTGCAGGGAAGGAGATATACAATTCGTAGAAAAACATAGCAAATTCACGTCCTTGAGGGAATTGGATCCGCAACCTGTAGGTTGGGAGCCCAACTCCTGGCCAACTGGGCTAATGCCAGTTGGTTATAGCAACTTCACCTCTCGATAGCCAGTTTCTCACACATCACGTGTTTGTGAAAAGTTCTCAACTAGTATTGAAACTGGTTAGCTACAGTGTCTTTTAACAATTTCATATGggtttttggtaaaaaaaattaaacagtCAAAGTTAGTCTACGATCCTAACACATCAACTGCATCTTTTACGATGCAAATCCTAATTAGACACTAAACAtatgacccttttacaaaatatctttaTCTTAAACCCTTTCAATGGCGGTAATTTTTTAATTTCATACATGACCATATGAAAATGAACTAATTGGTTATCTCGACGATGGTCTTCCCCTTCCGTTTATCATCTAGTGAAGTGACCGAATAAATAAACTCAGTTTGCTTTGAGCATTTCTTGTGGTTTCTAACCAATAACCATCGATCTCTTATGGGAAATGGGTCAAATCCctacaccaaaaccaggattttgtaatagtgcaacctgtcacagtttatttttcagtcatAGATACATCTATAATAAGTCCTGCAACAGTTACaactgttattaaattttgtattcgtgataataattaggaatattaaatttttttattagtcacaataatatttgttgacaattttacagacTATCACAATTATAATCcaaagtgatgattccacccaaatatttcaccacatctaaaacaacctcaaaattataacactttgaattttacATGTCACTAATTTTCCCACATTTGTACAATCTAACAATTATAGTTCATTTCTATAAAccaaaatacatttttctttttctttttaattttcttaatattagaaaacaggatcaagaccaaatcaacaaaacatgattttatagaaatttgactttgacatatctgcttcttccgaagacagtgaaaattaccagactacccttatcggaattaGTGCAATAAAAATTCCGAAGATTTTGAAtgtgaccagactacccttatcggaaataagtaaagtaaatattacaaactgttaaaatgaccatatGAC comes from Papaver somniferum cultivar HN1 chromosome 7, ASM357369v1, whole genome shotgun sequence and encodes:
- the LOC113295186 gene encoding histone deacetylase 2-like — protein: MTTSSPTNENPGASSSSSSSSSSVDVETLRRDRILSSKLYFDVPLRMVPLIYSSSYDIAFLCIEKLHPFDSSKWGRICQFLIKDGVLERSRIVEPLEASNDDLLVVHSESYLSSLKSSYKVAIIIEVPPVALLPNCLVQQKVLYPFCKQVWGTILAAKLAKERGWAINVGRGFHHCCAYKRGGFCVYADISLCIIFAFTRLNISRVMIIDLDAHQGNGHEMDFGNDSRVYILDMYNPDIYPFDFKARTYIDQSVQVQSGTPTQVYLEELDKALEVAGNNFNPELVVYNAGTDILDGDPLGQLKVSPNGVASRDEKVFRFAKKKNIPLVMLTSGGYMKSSAKVIADSLMNLSVKRLIDLASPPLGT